From the genome of Papaver somniferum cultivar HN1 chromosome 2, ASM357369v1, whole genome shotgun sequence, one region includes:
- the LOC113352059 gene encoding uncharacterized protein LOC113352059 yields the protein MSNGRGYKRARIDMALHDAFLQIQYPDSKLYHLLFRAYDHCPILLLTEADEQRSYRSWKFYKCWLRDKNCMEVINFTWHTQSTGVNLHEKLSSTRKSLAKWNREDFGHINRRIKYLKDYISHVQSLPCSDSNSNKIQEIIENLSHWERIEAEFWQQRSGDNWILESDNNTTYFHSKANRRRARNNITALRDNSGNNITTLRDNSRNNITAH from the coding sequence ATGTCTAATGGTAGAGGATATAAAAGAGCCAGAATTGATATGGCCTTGCATGATGCATTTTTGCAAATTCAATACCCTGACTCGAAACTATATCACTTGCTTTTTAGAGCTTATGATCATTGTCCCATTCTCCTTCTCACTGAGGCAGATGAACAAAGGTCATATAGATCATGGAAATTTTACAAATGTTGGTTAAGAGATAAAAACTGCATGGAGGTAATAAATTTTACATGGCATACTCAATCAACAGGAGTTAATCTGCATGAAAAACTAAGTAGCACGCGTAAGTCCTTGGCTAAGTGGAATAGGGAAGATTTTGGACACATTAATAGAAGAATTAAATACTTAAAAGATTATATCTCTCATGTGCAATCTCTTCCCTGTAGTGATTCTAATAGTAATAAGATTCAAGAAATTATTGAGAATCTCTCTCACTGGGAAAGGATTGAAGCGGAATTTTGGCAGCAAAGATCTGGTGATAACTGGATTTTGGAGTCTGACAACAATACAACGTACTTCCATTCAAAAGCTAATAGAAGACGTGCAAGAAATAACATCACTGCTCTTAGAGATAACTCAGGAAATAACATCACTACTCTTAGAGATAACTCAAGAAATAACATCACTGCTCATTAA
- the LOC113349257 gene encoding GDSL esterase/lipase At2g04570-like yields MFLTYLYFQFWRSVFPGIIVFRDSTVDAGNNNQILTLIKANFPPYGHDFEGGEPTGRFCNGRLPIDFLSEMLGIKRSIPAYLDPAFGIEDFATGVTFASAGTGYDVATSEVSAVIPLSKELEYFKEYLKKLSSFLGKDGAVKTARESLYFISVGTNDFILNYFTVPGRSSQFTIDEYEDFLIGIARNFLIELCRSGAKNIVLVGLPPSGCLPLVKTLNLVPGRPSLEEIKKASKVFNAKLQNLVATLSIELDGIELVYADIYNPLLKIIQNPNL; encoded by the exons ATGTTCTTAACATACTTGTATTTTCAGTTCTGGAGATCTGTGTTCCCTGGAATTATCGTGTTTCGAGACTCCACGGTTGATGCAGGAAATAACAATCAAATCTTAACCTTGATAAAAGCCAACTTTCCACCATATGGACACGATTTCGAAGGTGGAGAACCCACTGGACGGTTCTGCAATGGTCGGTTGCCTATCGATTTCCTGTCAGAGATGTTAGGGATTAAACGTTCCATACCTGCATATCTGGATCCAGCTTTTGGTATTGAAGATTTTGCTACCGGAGTTACCTTTGCTTCAGCTGGAACTGGTTATGATGTTGCTACTTCAGAAGTGTCC GCTGTGATACCTTTATCTAAAGAATTGGAATATTTCAAAGAGTACCTGAAGAAATTATCATCCTTTCTCGGAAAGGATGGCGCAGTAAAGACAGCAAGAGAATCATTGTATTTTATCAGCGTTGGAACGAACGATTTTATCCTGAACTACTTCACCGTGCCCGGACGGTCATCTCAATTTACGATAGATGAATACGAGGATTTTCTAATTGGAATTGCGAGAAATTTCTTGATCGAGCTTTGCAGATCGGGTGCTAAAAATATAGTATTAGTCGGGCTTCCTCCTAGTGGTTGCCTACCATTAGTAAAAACTTTGAATCTTGTTCCTGGAAGACCGAGTTTGGAAGAGATAAAGAAAGCTAGTAAAGTCTTTAATGCCAAGTTACAAAATTTGGTGGCGACTTTGAGCATAGAGCTTGATGGGATCGAGTTGGTGTATGCAGATATCTACAATCCTCTTCTAAAGATCATTCAAAATCCAAACCTATAG
- the LOC113349256 gene encoding uncharacterized protein LOC113349256 has translation MDSLPSVQNSAQSTPPIKTPNSHRKPTKNSRAFLAAKKKNKFKYSIPSFASTLPSDDSLILSEKSSRNVSSQDVEKNSVRISPCSSTVPVSEAAGIDVMIQQAKISKAAGIGSVIQQAKMSKASGIDIMIQQAKMSKAAGIDSVTQQAKMSKAAGIDGVIQQAKMSKAAGIDGVIQQAKMSKAAGIDSVIQQAKMSKAAEIGSWSQQAKKRKAAGVDSEIQQAKMSKAAVVDIAIQQAKKNAVSQLQQDGCTGHFISFDSQFGNFIVPVIPTISDLNK, from the exons ATGGATTCCCTGCCTTCTGTTCAGAATTCAGCACAATCTACTCCACCAATCAAAACCccaaattctcataggaaaccGACCAAAAATTCACGAGCTTTTCTTGCAgcgaagaaaaagaataaattcaAGTATTCAATACCTTCTTTCGCTTCAACACTTCCTTCAGACGACTCTTTAATACTTTCAGAGAAATCCTCGAG GAATGTTTCCTCCCAAGATGTGGAGAAAAACTCTGTTAGAATTTCTCCGTGCAGTTCAACG GTTCCAGTAAGTGAAGCTGCTGGAATCGATGTTATGATTCAACAGGCGAAGATAAGCAAAGCTGCTGGGATTGGTAGTGTGATTCAACAGGCGAAGATGAGCAAAGCTTCTGGAATAGATATTATGATTCAACAAGCGAAGATGAGCAAAGCTGCTGGGATTGATAGTGTGACTCAACAGGCGAAGATGAGCAAAGCTGCTGGGATTGATGGTGTGATTCAACAGGCGAAGATGAGCAAAGCTGCTGGGATTGATGGTGTGATTCAACAGGCGAAGATGAGCAAAGCTGCTGGGATTGATAGTGTAATTCAACAGGCGAAGATGAGCAAAGCTGCTGAGATTGGTAGTTGGAGTCAGCAGGCGAAGAAGAGGAAAGCTGCTGGGGTTGATAGTGAGATTCAACAGGCAAAGATGAGCAAAGCTGCTGTGGTTGACATAGCGATTCAACAGGCCAAAAAAAATGCAGTTTCACAGCTGCAACAAGATGGGTGTACTGGTCATTTTATAAGCTTCGATTCTCAGTTTGGTAATTTTATTGTTCCTGTAATTCCAACCATTTCCGACTTAAATAAGTAA